The DNA window ATCAATTAAACCATACTTTTGTAGATTATTTTTCCATGAAGGCAATTTGACAAGCCTAACAAAGACCAAGTTGTTCAAACTATGTTTCTAGGAATATAGTTTAACAGAAACAAGAACAAGTTGAAAACTGTTATGACTATTCATATGTCTCTATATTGTACAGGCAAGTAAGACTGTTGTTCTTCCAAATGTTCCCAATTGAAATCAAAAGAATATCTGTACAGCTCAATTTTCACAATAAgtttagaatcagaaaaaaaaattttactaaatCCTAATGAAATAACAATCTTCCACATaaattaggtcacaaaacaagtaaGAAAGCATTCAAAGTTGCGCTGTCTTTCTTTAAAGAACCCTTGTCTAGGCAACATATTTAACACTTTAACCCCTTCAATTCTCCCTGAAAAGTATTTTTCCATTCATCATCATTGGGGAGTAAGTACTCCTTCCTCGAAAGCTCTTAACGACAGCACAGTCTTCACTCTAGGCCCAATTTTTACCTGGCCCATGCCTCTAGCCTTTTGTTCAGTTTCTCCTGCTTAGGGCACCTTTCATCCCATCTAGATGTGTCTCTCTTTAACTATTCTAGGAGTTGATAAAAGGGCTAGGAAGTAGGAAGTTGGGAAGAAGGGGAGGGGCGTAAGAGCTCTAGCACTCTATTTTACAGGCCAACTTCTTTGCCTCTGAAAATGACAGagccaaaatgaaataaaaaccttGCTTTTACAAATGTTTCTGAGCTATCACTTTTTTAAGAGAggattgggaggctaaggagggcggatcacgagatcggggttcgagaccagcctggccagcatggtgaaaccccgtctctactaaaaatataaaaattagccgggcgtggcggcgcgcgcctgtagtcccagctactcgggaggctgaggcaggagaatcgcttgaacccgggaggtggaggttgcagtgagccgagatcgcgccactgcactccaacctgggcgacagagcaagactccgtcctccgtctcaaaaaaaaaaaaaaaaaaaaaaaaaaggaaaacagggagagagagggaccTTGGCAGGAGCCAATGTAGGGCAGGTAGCAATAGAAAGTGACTagaggtgaaggaagagcaatGAAGTACCATAAATCACACAGAACAAGTGGCTCACTGCTTTTCTCCTCTGAGTTCATTAACGTCCAGTAACTGTCCACAGGGCATGTGCCCATACTGCTCAATGCAGAGCTGAGTAGGTGGAACAGGCTCCCAAAGCTAGAAATCCAAGTGACAGCAACCAGTTCAGAGGCCCTGGGAATAAACAGGGTCCAAGCAGTGCAGATAAAGGCAGTACAATCTACAGTATCATTTGCTTGGCTTACAAGTAGTGTGAAGGATGACCTCGTAGCATGTGATATTCCAGAACAGCATGAAGGTCATATGGAAGTGGAGAAGCATACCCACCACCGTCTCAATCTTGAGGTTGAGAGAACTGAATATCCAAAGGAAACAGGGTGCAGAAAAGTCAGCAAAAACAAAGCACAATAGAAGGCATACTCATTGCTGATGCCCAAGCACAGGTCCAGCAGAAGGTGGTAGGAGACCTTGTGCAGGAGTATTCCCAAGGGCAAATGTTAACCAGACTGGAACCCAAAGGGCCTGGGGATCTCTACAGGCTCCCTTAGCGGGCGACGTCGGGCTCTACGGACTCCTTCACGCAACAGGTAGTATTGCAGTGGATTTGGCCACAGATCCTCTTTAATAATCTCAGCAATTTTGTCGGACTCTGGAAGGCTGTGGTCTGAAAACCAAGTGAAGAAGCTGCAGATGAGGTCTTGGTTTCTGCGAATGAAGGACTGGGGTTCATGCCCCCTGCGCCATATAATTGGAGTAGAAAGAGACACCACTCGGCCGGAGGATCTTACCTCATATTCCTTGACAATCAGCTTGTTTCTGAAGTAGGGGTTTCTTCTAAAGAAGAACTTGAACTTGCAACCGGTTCTAGGGTGTCTGAGTTCCTTCACCTCTAAATTGGTTATGTACCTTAACATCTCTGCATCTTGGCCCCTAATCATGGCGGACAACTGGGGGTGGTTTCGAAAAGCAGTCATCCAGAAGCCCGGGATATTCTGAATGATGTAGTTCCTCCGCTCCAGGTAGTGTCGACGCATCCGCCCAAACTTGTGCTCCAGCTGTTGGAAGGCCCTGTCGGCCTGAGCATTCACAGTGTCCAGTTCCAGCTGGATGGCCTCCAGAGGGTCCATGCGGAGAGCCTCATGCAAAGGCCAGGGCCCTTCTTCCTCCCTCGCCTCCTCCTCCAATCTATCCTCCTCCGCCACTTCTATTTCTTCACCTTCTGGCGGCTGCTCCTCTACCTCCATCTGCTCCTCCATTACCTCCTTCTCCGCCAGGCCTTCCTTCACCACCTCAGCGCTCTCCCTCTCAGCCACGGCTGCTGAGACGGTGGCGCACTTTCCTGTCTTCACctcctccgcctcagcctccgccCCCGCCGTCAGCTCAGACGCGGATCTCTGGGCGCCACAGATTTCTAGGGCCTTCTCTCCACCCTGAACGCCCTTTTTCAGGCTGCGGTCGGCTGCCATCACCACAGAAGCGGCTGCCAGGCCTTCGGCGGGAGGCTGGCCCTCTTCCTGCCCGGCTTTGATCGCCACATGACCGCGACCCCCAACAACTCGGATCTGGGGAGTACCGCCACGGCCCGCGGCATCCTGGGGTACGCCCCCCTCCTCTGAAGGCGGTGGAGGCGGGAGCGCGACGGTCTCCGAGCCTCCCTCACCCGGCTCCGCCATCACCTGTGTCGCCTCGCTTTGGTCGCGGAGCCTCAGGTACTGGTGTGCGTCCTGGTCGCTCGGGACTTGGTCAGAAATAATGATGCTGTGGGTTTGGAGGGGAGTGGTCCTCTTGACCCCATCCAGGCCGCTCATGTTGCTAACAGTCGGACCAACCGCAGGCGAACGCCCGTTTTCCTCAGAGGCCGAACTGGGAGCTAACCGCCGCTCGCACCGCCCACCCTACAGTCTCACTAACATTTCAGCGGCGGTGTCGTCAGGACTGGAGATCTCACGGTATCGCGAGAACTTGCTGAGCCCGGGATTGGTTCCGCCGCTCCCTGCCAGCCAACCGGATTCTCTGGGCTTTATTTCTGTGAATTTACCCATAGCAACAGTAATTTTACCTACGTAAATAAATGTCGATTGTGCTGAGTCTGGAAGCGCGGACGACCCACCTTGAGATGCATCTAGCGACTGCTCCCAGCATGTAGGAGCAGTTGTAAAATCACAGCCGTAACAGTGCCTGCTCTCCAGTGtctgaaaacaaatgtttttctgGTCTTCACTTTTTTGAGGCAGGAAGGTAAATCTATTCCCTGTTACTCCACGTAACTAGCAGCAAAAGACTTCTCTTTAAGATTAATAGCAAAATGTTTCCCCCCTTCTTAGTAAAAGTgacataaaaatatcaattctTGCCTCTACGGttactggggaaaaaaagctaCTCAGCAGCCTCTTACCACTAAAGCGATGCATAGTATTCATTGCTAATTTTCGATTTATAATCTGCATCAAATAAGA is part of the Homo sapiens chromosome 6, GRCh38.p14 Primary Assembly genome and encodes:
- the TSPYL1 gene encoding testis-specific Y-encoded-like protein 1, whose product is MSGLDGVKRTTPLQTHSIIISDQVPSDQDAHQYLRLRDQSEATQVMAEPGEGGSETVALPPPPPSEEGGVPQDAAGRGGTPQIRVVGGRGHVAIKAGQEEGQPPAEGLAAASVVMAADRSLKKGVQGGEKALEICGAQRSASELTAGAEAEAEEVKTGKCATVSAAVAERESAEVVKEGLAEKEVMEEQMEVEEQPPEGEEIEVAEEDRLEEEAREEEGPWPLHEALRMDPLEAIQLELDTVNAQADRAFQQLEHKFGRMRRHYLERRNYIIQNIPGFWMTAFRNHPQLSAMIRGQDAEMLRYITNLEVKELRHPRTGCKFKFFFRRNPYFRNKLIVKEYEVRSSGRVVSLSTPIIWRRGHEPQSFIRRNQDLICSFFTWFSDHSLPESDKIAEIIKEDLWPNPLQYYLLREGVRRARRRPLREPVEIPRPFGFQSG